The Agromyces mangrovi genome contains a region encoding:
- a CDS encoding beta-ketoacyl-[acyl-carrier-protein] synthase family protein, which produces MTKKIVVTGIGATTPLGGTAVDSWKALLAGTSGARAIEADWAAEHELPVTFAAQATVPTADVLARHETKRLDPSSQFALVAGREAWADAGAPEVAPERLAVDWSTGIGGVWTLLDAWDTLRERGPRRVLPMTVPMLMPNGPGAAIGMDLHARAGIRTVVSACASSTEAIVNAYDHLQDGLADVVIAGGSEAAIHPLPIASFAAMQALSRRNDDPAVASRPYDVSRDGFVLGEGAAALVLETEEHAKARGARIYAEVLGGAITSDAYHITAPDPEGSAAARAMIAAVRNAGAELSDVRHINAHATSTPVGDIAEYNALRRVFGDGLDDIAVTATKSSTGHLLGGAGAIEAMFTVLALSERVMPPTINLSEQDPEIPLDVVTEPRPLGDGDALAISNSFGFGGHNAVAAFRTA; this is translated from the coding sequence ATGACCAAGAAGATCGTCGTCACGGGAATCGGCGCCACCACCCCGCTCGGCGGCACCGCCGTCGACAGCTGGAAGGCCCTCCTCGCCGGCACCTCCGGTGCTCGCGCCATCGAGGCCGACTGGGCCGCGGAGCACGAGCTCCCCGTGACCTTCGCCGCACAGGCGACCGTGCCGACCGCCGACGTGCTGGCGCGCCACGAGACCAAGCGGCTCGACCCGTCGAGCCAGTTCGCCCTCGTCGCCGGCCGCGAGGCCTGGGCCGATGCCGGCGCCCCCGAGGTCGCCCCCGAGCGACTCGCCGTCGACTGGTCGACCGGCATCGGCGGCGTCTGGACGCTGCTCGACGCGTGGGACACCCTGCGCGAGCGCGGCCCGCGACGCGTGCTGCCGATGACCGTGCCGATGCTCATGCCGAACGGCCCGGGCGCGGCGATCGGCATGGACCTGCACGCCCGCGCCGGCATCCGCACCGTCGTCTCGGCGTGCGCCTCGAGCACCGAGGCCATCGTCAACGCGTACGACCACCTGCAGGACGGCCTGGCCGACGTGGTGATCGCCGGCGGCTCGGAGGCGGCCATCCACCCGCTGCCGATCGCCTCGTTCGCCGCCATGCAGGCGCTCTCGCGCCGCAACGACGACCCCGCGGTCGCCTCCCGGCCCTACGACGTGAGCCGCGACGGCTTCGTGCTCGGCGAGGGCGCGGCCGCGCTCGTGCTCGAGACGGAGGAGCACGCGAAGGCCCGTGGCGCCCGCATCTACGCCGAGGTGCTCGGCGGAGCGATCACGAGCGACGCGTACCACATCACCGCGCCCGACCCCGAGGGCTCGGCGGCCGCTCGCGCCATGATCGCCGCCGTGCGCAACGCCGGTGCCGAGCTGTCGGACGTGCGCCACATCAACGCGCACGCCACGAGCACGCCGGTCGGCGACATCGCCGAGTACAACGCCCTGCGCCGCGTGTTCGGCGACGGGCTCGACGACATCGCCGTCACCGCGACCAAGTCGTCCACCGGGCACCTGCTCGGCGGCGCGGGCGCGATCGAGGCGATGTTCACGGTGCTCGCGCTGTCCGAGCGGGTCATGCCGCCGACGATCAACCTGTCGGAGCAGGACCCGGAGATCCCGCTCGACGTGGTCACCGAGCCCCGCCCGCTGGGCGACGGCGACGCGCTCGCGATCAGCAACTCGTTCGGCTTCGGCGGGCACAACGCAGTCGCCGCGTTCCGCACCGCCTGA
- a CDS encoding acyl carrier protein encodes MALSTEEVLAGLAELINDETGIATDTVELDKSFTDDLDIDSISMMTIVVNAEEKFDVKIPDEEVKNLKTVGDAVGYIVKAQA; translated from the coding sequence ATGGCACTGTCCACCGAAGAAGTCCTGGCCGGCCTGGCCGAGCTCATCAACGACGAGACCGGCATCGCGACCGACACGGTCGAGCTGGACAAGTCGTTCACCGACGACCTCGACATCGACTCCATCTCGATGATGACCATCGTGGTCAACGCCGAGGAGAAGTTCGACGTGAAGATCCCCGACGAGGAGGTCAAGAACCTCAAGACCGTCGGCGACGCCGTCGGCTACATCGTCAAGGCCCAGGCCTAG